The proteins below come from a single Papaver somniferum cultivar HN1 chromosome 11, ASM357369v1, whole genome shotgun sequence genomic window:
- the LOC113321299 gene encoding probable membrane-associated kinase regulator 6, translated as MEGNTGTATISIESFSYRWLVNLKSTLESLDDDHLTSSDIEAAAFIVMDPKNTPSKRFLVDDFNFPTTPSSNHHNTHNNFSLVHAEELFSNGTFLIPAGTTLFSTKKIEKSIDNGINSSPMNSKPLKNNIVISIHQIHSIFAKKCWKSSKKMFRKCLIGLFSNHNDKTSVYSSSSSPSSSPPKSVKSLASSRSLLVDRRRRNSQKLNRSMSSPSSLTTNTTTIAPEGSIYEAVLHCKKSIEK; from the exons ATGGAAGGAAATACAGGCACAGCAACAATTTCAATTGAAAGCTTCTCATACAGATGGTTAGTAAACTTAAAATCAACACTTGAGAGTTTAGATGATGATCATCTAACATCATCAGATATTGAAGCTGCAGCATTTATAGTAATGGATCCTAAAAATACACCATCAAAGAGATTCTTAGTAGATGATTTCAATTTCCCAACTACTCCATCATCAAATCATCACAACACCCACAACAATTTCAGTCTTGTTCATGCTGAAGAACTATTCTCTAATGGAACTTTTCTTATCCCAGCTGGTACTACTCTGTTTTCaactaaaaagattgaaaaatccattgataaTGGAATTAATTCAAGCCCCATGAATTCAAAACCACTGAAAAATAATATTGTGATTTCAATTCATCAAATTCACTCAATATTTGCTAAGAAATGTTGGAAATCATCTAAGAAGATGTTTAGAAAATGTCTTATTGGGTTATTCAGTAATCATAACGATAAGACTAGTGtttattcatcatcttcatcaccatcatcatcaccaccgaaATCAGTCAAATCATTGGCTAGTTCAAGATCATTATTAgttgatagaagaagaagaaattcacAAAAGCTTAATAGGTCTatgtcttcaccatcatcattaacAACAAATACTACTACAATTGCACCGGAGGGATCGATTTACGAGGCAGTTCTTCATTGCAAGAAATCAATTG AAAAGTGA
- the LOC113323515 gene encoding S-type anion channel SLAH2-like isoform X1, with amino-acid sequence MMTSPKERFPEEQPSSFKFETPITFTSLDGVPESSTPNDRSHLTGVPTSSPLTDLANAKSDSNASEAIDESHQIGSVSISMPCSPLGVNIEDARKVLFSRSVGTGIQIGKPGRPVGYETANKQTNIAIFHSLPITSGSSTNAEELPAGKSRIDRLKDKRFDSFKTWSGKFERQLSHLRGKHQEPDEDEANVPQNTEMENLPVHRYFDALKGPELETLRDTEELVLPKDKKWPFLLRFPISAFSICLGLSSQAILWKALATSPSTRFLHISMAVNLILWWIAVIITSIVFFIYFLKVVFYFEAVRREYFHPIRVNFFFAPWVTLLFLALGIPPSHVETLHAASWYILMTPILCLELKIYGQWMSGGQRRLSKVANPSNHLSIIGNFVGALLGASNGLKEGPIFFFGVGLAHYVVLFVTLYQRLPTNETLPKELHPVFFLFVAGPSVASMAWARIQGTFDYGSKICYFIGLFLYCSLAVRINFFRGFRFSLAWWAYTFPMAGASIATIRYSNVVKNPLTQTMSVILSAISTCVVTALLISTVYHAFVLQNLFPNDIVIAIAQKKAKPSKKFRGKRKGLKEGKNNEFSLTPTTSSDSKDIESSLV; translated from the exons ATGATGACTTCACCCAAGGAAAGATTTCCTGAAGAACAACCATCCAGTTTCAAATTTGAAACTCCCATAACATTCACTAGCTTGGATGGCGTACCAGAGAGTTCTACGCCAAATGATCGGTCTCACCTCACAGGTGTTCCAACTTCGAGTCCATTAACTGATCTCGCAAATGCTAAG AGTGACTCAAATGCATCTGAAGCCATTGATGAATCCCACCAAATAGGATCCGTTTCCATAAGCATGCCATGTTCTCCTTTAGGGGTTAACATTGAAGACGCAAGAAAAGTTCTCTTCAGTCGTAGTGTTGGAACAGGTATACAAATTGGGAAACCAGGCCGTCCTGTTGGGTATGAAACtgctaacaaacaaacaaatatcGCGATTTTTCACTCTCTGCCTATAACGTCAGGTAGCTCAACAAATGCAGAGGAGCTTCCCGCAGGAAAGTCACGGATTGATAGATTAAAGGATAAAAGATTTGATTCTTTCAAAACATGGTCTGGGAAATTTGAGAGGCAGTTATCACATTTACGCGGAAAGCATCAAGAACCTGATGAAGATGAGGCTAACGTTCCACAGAATACTGAGATGGAGAACTTGCCTGTGCATCGATACTTTGATGCACTCAAAGGCCCTGAATTGGAAACTCTCAGG GATACAGAGGAATTGGTTCTTCCAAAAGACAAGAAGTGGCCGTTTCTACTCCGTTTTCCCATCTCTGCATTCAGTATATGCCTTGGACTTAGCAGCCAAGCCATCCTATGGAAGGCGCTAGCTACATCTCCGTCAACAAGATTTCTCCATATAAGCATGGCTGTCAACCTCATTCTATGGTGGATCGCTGTTATTATCACTTCCATAGTGTTTTTCATTTACTTTCTCAAAGTTGTGTTTTACTTTGAAGCAGTTCGCCGCGAGTATTTTCACCCAATACGCGTCAACTTTTTCTTTGCACCATGGGTAACTTTACTTTTCTTGGCACTCGGAATCCCTCCATCGCATGTTGAAACACTGCATGCTGCTTCGTGGTATATTCTGATGACACCAATCTTGTGTCTCGAACTTAAAATATACGGGCAATGGATGTCAGGAGGTCAACGTAGGCTCTCAAAAGTGGCAAATCCTTCAAATCATCTTTCTATTATTGGGAACTTTGTTGGTGCATTGTTAGGAGCATCGAATGGATTAAAAGAAGGGCCTATATTCTTCTTTGGCGTCGGATTAGCTCACTATGTGGTCTTATTTGTTACACTGTACCAGAGACTTCCAACTAATGAGACCCTTCCGAAGGAGCTTCATCCTGTTTTCTTCCTGTTTGTTGCTGGACCTAGTGTTGCTTCTATGGCATGGGCAAGGATTCAAGGGACGTTCGATTACGGGTCGAAGATTTGCTACTTCATTGGCTTGTTCCTTTACTGCTCATTG GCTGTTCGGATAAATTTCTTCAGAGGATTCAG GTTCTCCCTGGCATGGTGGGCTTATACTTTTCCAATGGCAGGGGCTTCCATCGCAACAATCAGATACTCAAATGTAGTAAAAAACCCATTAACACAAACTATGTCCGTCATACTCTCGGCCATATCTACCTGCGTAGTAACTGCTCTTCTGATCTCCACTGTTTACCATGCTTTTGTATTACAAAACCTTTTCCCTAATGACATTGTCATTGCCATTGCACAAAAGAAAGCAAAGCCAAGTAAGAAGTTTCGTGGAAAACGGAAAGGATTAAAGGAGGGTAAAAACAATGAATTCTCTCTAACACCAACAACCTCTTCTGATTCTAAAGACATCGAGTCCTCTCTTGTCTAA
- the LOC113323515 gene encoding S-type anion channel SLAH2-like isoform X2: protein MMTSPKERFPEEQPSSFKFETPITFTSLDGVPESSTPNDRSHLTGVPTSSPLTDLANAKSDSNASEAIDESHQIGSVSISMPCSPLGVNIEDARKVLFSRSVGTGSSTNAEELPAGKSRIDRLKDKRFDSFKTWSGKFERQLSHLRGKHQEPDEDEANVPQNTEMENLPVHRYFDALKGPELETLRDTEELVLPKDKKWPFLLRFPISAFSICLGLSSQAILWKALATSPSTRFLHISMAVNLILWWIAVIITSIVFFIYFLKVVFYFEAVRREYFHPIRVNFFFAPWVTLLFLALGIPPSHVETLHAASWYILMTPILCLELKIYGQWMSGGQRRLSKVANPSNHLSIIGNFVGALLGASNGLKEGPIFFFGVGLAHYVVLFVTLYQRLPTNETLPKELHPVFFLFVAGPSVASMAWARIQGTFDYGSKICYFIGLFLYCSLAVRINFFRGFRFSLAWWAYTFPMAGASIATIRYSNVVKNPLTQTMSVILSAISTCVVTALLISTVYHAFVLQNLFPNDIVIAIAQKKAKPSKKFRGKRKGLKEGKNNEFSLTPTTSSDSKDIESSLV, encoded by the exons ATGATGACTTCACCCAAGGAAAGATTTCCTGAAGAACAACCATCCAGTTTCAAATTTGAAACTCCCATAACATTCACTAGCTTGGATGGCGTACCAGAGAGTTCTACGCCAAATGATCGGTCTCACCTCACAGGTGTTCCAACTTCGAGTCCATTAACTGATCTCGCAAATGCTAAG AGTGACTCAAATGCATCTGAAGCCATTGATGAATCCCACCAAATAGGATCCGTTTCCATAAGCATGCCATGTTCTCCTTTAGGGGTTAACATTGAAGACGCAAGAAAAGTTCTCTTCAGTCGTAGTGTTGGAACAG GTAGCTCAACAAATGCAGAGGAGCTTCCCGCAGGAAAGTCACGGATTGATAGATTAAAGGATAAAAGATTTGATTCTTTCAAAACATGGTCTGGGAAATTTGAGAGGCAGTTATCACATTTACGCGGAAAGCATCAAGAACCTGATGAAGATGAGGCTAACGTTCCACAGAATACTGAGATGGAGAACTTGCCTGTGCATCGATACTTTGATGCACTCAAAGGCCCTGAATTGGAAACTCTCAGG GATACAGAGGAATTGGTTCTTCCAAAAGACAAGAAGTGGCCGTTTCTACTCCGTTTTCCCATCTCTGCATTCAGTATATGCCTTGGACTTAGCAGCCAAGCCATCCTATGGAAGGCGCTAGCTACATCTCCGTCAACAAGATTTCTCCATATAAGCATGGCTGTCAACCTCATTCTATGGTGGATCGCTGTTATTATCACTTCCATAGTGTTTTTCATTTACTTTCTCAAAGTTGTGTTTTACTTTGAAGCAGTTCGCCGCGAGTATTTTCACCCAATACGCGTCAACTTTTTCTTTGCACCATGGGTAACTTTACTTTTCTTGGCACTCGGAATCCCTCCATCGCATGTTGAAACACTGCATGCTGCTTCGTGGTATATTCTGATGACACCAATCTTGTGTCTCGAACTTAAAATATACGGGCAATGGATGTCAGGAGGTCAACGTAGGCTCTCAAAAGTGGCAAATCCTTCAAATCATCTTTCTATTATTGGGAACTTTGTTGGTGCATTGTTAGGAGCATCGAATGGATTAAAAGAAGGGCCTATATTCTTCTTTGGCGTCGGATTAGCTCACTATGTGGTCTTATTTGTTACACTGTACCAGAGACTTCCAACTAATGAGACCCTTCCGAAGGAGCTTCATCCTGTTTTCTTCCTGTTTGTTGCTGGACCTAGTGTTGCTTCTATGGCATGGGCAAGGATTCAAGGGACGTTCGATTACGGGTCGAAGATTTGCTACTTCATTGGCTTGTTCCTTTACTGCTCATTG GCTGTTCGGATAAATTTCTTCAGAGGATTCAG GTTCTCCCTGGCATGGTGGGCTTATACTTTTCCAATGGCAGGGGCTTCCATCGCAACAATCAGATACTCAAATGTAGTAAAAAACCCATTAACACAAACTATGTCCGTCATACTCTCGGCCATATCTACCTGCGTAGTAACTGCTCTTCTGATCTCCACTGTTTACCATGCTTTTGTATTACAAAACCTTTTCCCTAATGACATTGTCATTGCCATTGCACAAAAGAAAGCAAAGCCAAGTAAGAAGTTTCGTGGAAAACGGAAAGGATTAAAGGAGGGTAAAAACAATGAATTCTCTCTAACACCAACAACCTCTTCTGATTCTAAAGACATCGAGTCCTCTCTTGTCTAA
- the LOC113325296 gene encoding calcium-dependent protein kinase 29-like: MTAAGGGGGVTFHYEFHKELSKCGTCVGVVYLCKDKVTHKYVECKFINRMSSAYNPDSIKRGIQIMIELTECCGFERFYVDDEHVDLIMEYCPGSDLYNRLMEITWFMESNAKIIFKQLMGVVESCHDIGVVHRDIKLENIFLVTEENDQCPDIRLGDFGLATYIKPGEKLHKACGSLYCIAPEMLDRNPVYNQAVDVWSAGVVLFIFLVEVRRLMERPIHI; encoded by the coding sequence ATGACTGCCgctggtggcggtggtggcgtaACATTTCATTATGAATTCCACAAAGAATTATCTAAGTGTGGTACATGCGTCGGTGTTGTTTATCTTTGCAAGGATAAAGTTACCCATAAGTACGTAGAATGCAAGTTCATTAATAGAATGAGTTCTGCATATAACCCTGATTCCATCAAGCGTGGGATTCAGATTATGATTGAGTTAACTGAATGTTGTGGGTTTGAAAGATTTTATGTCGATGACGAGCATGTTGATTTAATAATGGAGTATTGTCCTGGTTCCGATCTTTACAACCGATTAATGGAAATTACATGGTTCATGGAGAGTAACGCTAAGATTATTTTCAAGCAGCTGATGGGAGTAGTCGAGTCATGTCATGATATAGGTGTTGTGCATCGAGATATCAAActggaaaatatttttttggtcACGGAAGAAAATGATCAATGTCCAGATATTAGGTTAGGGGACTTTGGTCTTGCGACATATATTAAACCGGGAGAAAAGCTGCATAAGGCTTGTGGGAGTTTATATTGCATAGCTCCTGAGATGCTAGATCGGAATCCTGTTTACAACCAGGCAGTGGACGTGTGGAGTGCAGGTgttgttctttttattttcttagtgGAAGTCCGCCGTTTGATGGAGAGACCGATTCATATATAA